The Triticum urartu cultivar G1812 chromosome 6, Tu2.1, whole genome shotgun sequence genome includes the window tgaatttCTTTTTGTGATAAGCATTGATGGAAGTTTTAACATCCTGCAAATTTTCGTGATGAGGTACGCTGGAGGCAGCCCTTTCAGTTTTCAGTGGAGAACAGATCATTGAGATCGATTTTCTCCCCACTTTTGGGTGATCTGTTCTTACTTCTGCTTTGGCTCACTAGCATGCATCTAATGGAATCCCCAACCTGCATTTAAATACTGCACTGAAACTATCTATAGCTTAGCAAATCAAGTTTGTTTGATGCAAAAATTCTGAGGATGTTACTCTCTGCTATTGTCTTTGCAAATTGCCTGCTTCACAGTTTTGATTTCATTGTGGTTGTGATTCTTTACTGCTAAAATACGAAGGATAGTAGTGACATGTCCTGAATCCTATGAATTATAAAACTACATGAATTCAAATGAAAGAGTGTTTGATATATCCCTACAAAAGCAATGGAATTCTGCACAGAGATATTAGTGGATGCGCGTTTTTCTCCAAAATGAAGTGCAAATGAATTCCAAGGAAAATCACCAAGCATTTCAGTCCTATGAATGAAATAGGCAACATAGAAAAATCCCTAGGATCTAAATCAGTCAAAAAATCCTACTGTATAAAATCATTTTGAATCAAAGCCCTTAACCTCTCGTATGCTTCGTCTAGTTACTCTCGTAGCCTCATTGTCGTTATATGCCGACACTTTCGATCTTCCATCCTCTTAAGCAAACAATTCATTTTCTTTTGCAAGAGAAAAGAAGGGTCAGATGTTTTTGGGGAATCATCTTCTTCCCGGACGAGGACGAATGAGCTGGGACGCGCCGACCGGGACGAATGAGACGGACGTGGCGACCGGGACGCGCCGACTGGCTTGAGAGGCCCGGCTCCTCTAGTCGGCAGCCACCTGCCGACCCACTGACGCGACCACACGTAGCGCCCTGCCGCGGCGATTCGTCCATCTGACCAGTGACCACCCCTCATTATGGGCTAGTCGGCACTCACCTGCCCATCGACTCACGAGAGAACACGTCGTGCTTCGTCTATCCTCTAACGGCCTATAAATAGTGCCTCATGCAGCACCTGCTTCACACAACCACCTGCTCCAAGTGAACAACACCACTAGTAGATTTCCCGAGTGACAAGTTCGGCGCTGGATGGAGCACCAGGGACACGGCACCGGCGAGAAGAAGAGCATCATGAGCAAGATCAAGGAGAAGCTCTCCAGCAGCCACGGTGATCACCAGCCGGCCGCTGCCACCCACGGGCAGCAGGGACACACCACTGCAGGGACGCATGGCACCCCGGTCACCGATGGTGCCTACGGGCAGCACGGACACACCGGAGCCACCGGCACGGGGATGTACGGCGCCGACACCAGCGAGAAGAAGGGCGTCGTGGAGAACATCAATGACAAGCTCCCTGGTGACCATGAGGACCATCAGCAGACTGGTGGCACCTACGGTCAACAGGGACAGACTGTCGCGGCGACGCATGGCACCTCAGCTACCGGTGGCACCTATGGCCAGCAGGGAAACACCGGTATGGGGACACATGGCACCCCGGCCACCGATAGTGCCTCCAGGCAGCACGAACACACTGGGTCCACCGGCACGGGGATGCACGACACCGACATCAGCGAGAAGAAGGGCGTCATGGAGAACATCAATGACAAGCTCCCTGGTGGCCATGGGGACCACCAGCAGACTGGTGGAACCTACGGGCAGAAGGGACACATGACCGCGGCGATGCATGGCGCCTCAGCCACCGGCGGCACCTATGGCCAACAAGGAAAGACCGGTGCGGGGACACATGGCGCCCCGGCCACTGATGGTGCCTACGGGCAGCATGGACACACCAGGGCCACCGGTACGGGGATGCACGGCGTCGACACGGGCGAGAAGAAGGGCAACATGGAGAACATCGATGACAAACTTCCTGGTGGACATGGGGACCACCAGCAAACTGCTGGCACCCACGGCCATCAGGGACACATCGCTGCGACGACGCATGGCGCCTCGGCCACCGACGACACGTATGGGCAACAGGGAAACACCAGCACGGGGACACATGCCGCGCCGGCCACCGATGGTGCCTATGGGCAGCATGGACACACCGGGGCCACCGGCACGGGGATGGATGGCGCCGACATAGGCGAGAAGAAGGGCGTCATGGAGAACATCAATGACAAGCTCTCTGGTGGCCATGGGGACCACCAGCAGACTGGTGGCACCTACGAGCAGCAGGGACACACCGATGCGGCGACGCATGGCGCCTCAGCCACCAGCGGCACCTATGGGCAGCAGGAAAACACCGGTACGGGGACACATGGTGCCCCTGCCATCGATGGCGCCTACGGGCAACACAGACACACCGGGGCCATCGGGACGGGGTTGCATGGTGCCGACACGGGCGAGAAGAAGGGCGACATGGAGAACATCGATGACAAACTCCCTGATGGACATGGGGACCACCAGCAAACTGCTGGCACCTACGGCCATCAGGGACACACCGCTGCGGCGACGCATGGCGCCTCGCCCACCGACGACACGTATGGGCAGCAGGGAAGCACCAGTACGGGGACACATGCCGCGCCGACCACCGATGGTGCCTATGGGCAGCACGGACACACTGAGGCCACCGGCACGGGGATGCACGACGCCGACATAGGCGAGAAGAAGGGCGTCATGGAGAATATCAATGACAAGCTCTCTGGTGGCCATGGGGACCACGAGAAAACTGGTGGCACCTACGGGCAGCAGGGACACACCGATGCGGCGACGCATGGCGCCTCAACCACCAGCGGCACCTATGGACAGCACGAAAACACCGGTACGGGGACACATGGTGCCCCTGCCACCGATGGCGCCTACGGGCAGCATGGACACACCGGGGCCATCGGGACGGGGTTGCATGGCGCCGACACGGGCGAGAAGAAGGG containing:
- the LOC125515052 gene encoding filaggrin-2-like encodes the protein MEHQGHGTGEKKSIMSKIKEKLSSSHGDHQPAAATHGQQGHTTAGTHGTPVTDGAYGQHGHTGATGTGMYGADTSEKKGVVENINDKLPGDHEDHQQTGGTYGQQGQTVAATHGTSATGGTYGQQGNTGMGTHGTPATDSASRQHEHTGSTGTGMHDTDISEKKGVMENINDKLPGGHGDHQQTGGTYGQKGHMTAAMHGASATGGTYGQQGKTGAGTHGAPATDGAYGQHGHTRATGTGMHGVDTGEKKGNMENIDDKLPGGHGDHQQTAGTHGHQGHIAATTHGASATDDTYGQQGNTSTGTHAAPATDGAYGQHGHTGATGTGMDGADIGEKKGVMENINDKLSGGHGDHQQTGGTYEQQGHTDAATHGASATSGTYGQQENTGTGTHGAPAIDGAYGQHRHTGAIGTGLHGADTGEKKGDMENIDDKLPDGHGDHQQTAGTYGHQGHTAAATHGASPTDDTYGQQGSTSTGTHAAPTTDGAYGQHGHTEATGTGMHDADIGEKKGVMENINDKLSGGHGDHEKTGGTYGQQGHTDAATHGASTTSGTYGQHENTGTGTHGAPATDGAYGQHGHTGAIGTGLHGADTGEKKGVKENINDKLPGGCGDHQQTGGTYGQQEHIDAATHGALATGGTNVQQGNTGTGTHGAPATDGAYGQHKHTGATGTRMHDTDTSEKKGVMKNINDKLPSGDEDHQHTGGTYGQQGQTGAVMHGQQGHTEMTGWGTHGNTEKKGVMDDIKPKLPGGHDDRQQTGDTYEQQRHTDTATHGTLATGDTYGQQGHTDTGTYGTGEKKGAMDNIKEKLPGGHGDHQQTGGTYGSQEDTEMTGMGMHSTTATDDTDGQQGHTRMTGTVVHDTDETKGVMENFKEKLPDGHDDHQQTARTDGHHAGTGTHDTPATDGTYGQHGHTRVTDTEAYSTGGTGEKKGIMKNTEEKLPGGHNDRQQTGDTFGQQGHTDTATHGTPSTGGTYGQHEHTGVTDKGTQGTGGIDKKKDAMENIKEKLPGGHGDHQQTAGTYGQHGHTGMTGTETHGTTATDGGQQGHNETTGTGTHGTDGTGEKKSFMDKIKEKLPGLN